The following are encoded together in the Carboxydocella sporoproducens DSM 16521 genome:
- a CDS encoding sigma 54-interacting transcriptional regulator, translated as MAVVKTIQEKCKSCYACIRNCPVRAIKVTDKQAQILPERCISCGNCVRICAQKAKQIESDWQRISEMLEKKRRQPVIAILAPSFRVAFPEFSVGQVIMALKAIGFNEVEPVTKGIELTVPVYREYLARVEKTTVISSYCPAVVMLIQKHMPELIPNLAPIDSAVLALAKYLKLQNRENRVVFIGPCVAKKEEARDENLVGVLDGVLTFREIREIWQEKGIRPAIYKTPLSWEESLTELFPVSGGLLRNLGIKGRDYNLELAVVEGKDECLKVLQAVKRGEFNGKFLDILFCRGCIDGPEIASPLEFYGRKSLLFSQQRSSQPPVQGLKVAGLDLSRRYINKYQPLPEPSEHDIREILKFTQKINPEDELNCGACGYESCREKARAVYQGLAEIHMCLPYLLNLSQGEIEYYKDRLRNLDRAKPMLSLERILGDLPEVAHIKALSERAAQSDSTILITGESGVGKEVLAQAIHYLSPRANGPFIAINCAALPEMLLESELFGYEEGAFTGARKGGKPGKFELANGGTLLLDEIGDLPLTMQAKLLRVLQERVIERVGGTKSIKVDIRIIAATNQDLKKMVAEGRFRADLYYRLNVIGIHIPPLRDRIKDLPRLIDIIGEKLYREKGITPKVIAKETLDLLMTYHWPGNIRELENVLERSMYLAEGSVVRPEHLPSYLFEKDLPKRRVQIKPLKDAVRELEKELIEAALAEAGGNKVLASELLGIPRATLYLRLKEFGWLSEN; from the coding sequence ATGGCCGTTGTTAAGACTATCCAGGAAAAATGTAAAAGCTGTTATGCCTGTATCCGCAATTGTCCGGTAAGAGCAATAAAAGTAACGGATAAGCAGGCCCAGATTTTGCCGGAAAGATGTATCAGCTGCGGTAATTGTGTCCGGATATGTGCCCAAAAAGCCAAACAAATAGAAAGCGACTGGCAGCGAATCAGCGAGATGCTGGAAAAAAAGCGCAGACAGCCAGTAATAGCTATTCTGGCCCCTTCCTTTCGGGTGGCTTTTCCCGAGTTTTCTGTAGGTCAGGTAATCATGGCTTTAAAAGCAATTGGATTTAATGAGGTTGAACCGGTTACCAAAGGAATTGAATTGACCGTACCGGTTTATCGGGAATATCTGGCCCGGGTAGAGAAAACGACAGTGATCAGTTCATATTGTCCGGCGGTAGTGATGCTGATCCAGAAACATATGCCGGAATTGATCCCCAATTTAGCTCCCATCGATTCAGCGGTGCTGGCCCTGGCCAAATACCTGAAACTGCAAAACCGGGAAAACCGGGTGGTATTTATCGGGCCCTGTGTAGCTAAAAAAGAAGAGGCCAGGGACGAAAATCTGGTGGGAGTGCTGGATGGAGTGCTGACCTTCAGGGAGATCCGGGAAATCTGGCAAGAAAAAGGAATCAGGCCAGCTATCTATAAAACGCCCCTCAGCTGGGAGGAAAGTTTGACTGAGTTGTTTCCTGTTTCGGGGGGATTGCTGCGCAACCTGGGCATCAAAGGTCGCGATTATAACCTGGAACTGGCTGTGGTTGAAGGTAAAGATGAGTGTCTCAAAGTACTGCAGGCTGTTAAAAGGGGAGAGTTTAACGGGAAATTTCTGGATATCCTTTTTTGTCGCGGTTGTATAGATGGCCCTGAAATTGCCAGCCCCCTGGAGTTTTATGGCCGTAAAAGTCTGCTTTTTTCCCAGCAACGGTCCAGTCAGCCTCCAGTTCAGGGTTTAAAAGTTGCCGGTCTGGACCTTTCCCGCCGTTATATCAATAAGTATCAGCCTTTGCCTGAACCATCAGAGCATGATATCAGAGAGATCCTGAAATTTACCCAGAAAATCAATCCGGAAGATGAGTTGAACTGTGGTGCCTGTGGTTATGAATCCTGCCGGGAAAAAGCCAGGGCGGTTTATCAGGGACTGGCGGAAATTCATATGTGCTTGCCTTACCTGCTCAACTTATCCCAGGGGGAAATCGAATACTATAAAGATCGCTTGCGCAATTTGGATCGCGCCAAACCGATGCTGAGTCTGGAAAGAATTCTGGGGGATTTGCCGGAAGTAGCCCATATCAAGGCTTTAAGCGAAAGGGCAGCCCAGAGCGATTCCACCATTCTCATCACCGGGGAGAGCGGAGTAGGTAAGGAAGTGCTGGCCCAGGCTATCCACTATTTAAGCCCGCGGGCCAATGGGCCGTTTATTGCCATCAACTGTGCTGCTTTGCCGGAGATGCTGCTGGAATCGGAGTTGTTCGGCTATGAAGAAGGGGCATTTACCGGTGCCCGCAAAGGAGGTAAACCCGGCAAATTTGAGCTGGCCAATGGCGGCACCCTGTTGCTGGATGAAATCGGGGATTTACCCCTGACTATGCAGGCCAAACTGTTACGGGTTCTGCAGGAAAGGGTTATAGAAAGGGTAGGAGGAACCAAATCCATTAAAGTGGACATCAGAATCATTGCTGCTACCAACCAGGACTTAAAAAAGATGGTAGCAGAAGGCCGTTTTCGGGCGGACCTTTATTATCGTTTGAATGTTATCGGTATTCATATTCCTCCACTGAGAGATCGTATCAAGGATTTACCGCGCTTGATCGATATAATTGGGGAAAAGCTGTACCGGGAAAAAGGGATTACCCCAAAGGTAATTGCCAAAGAGACTCTGGATTTACTGATGACTTATCACTGGCCGGGTAATATTCGGGAACTGGAAAATGTCCTGGAGCGCTCCATGTATCTGGCAGAAGGCAGTGTGGTGAGACCGGAACATTTGCCCTCCTACTTGTTCGAGAAGGATTTACCGAAAAGAAGGGTGCAAATCAAACCCCTAAAAGATGCGGTGCGGGAACTGGAAAAGGAATTGATAGAGGCAGCTCTGGCGGAAGCAGGGGGAAACAAGGTTTTAGCTTCAGAGTTGCTGGGAATTCCAAGGGCAACCCTCTATTTGCGATTAAAAGAATTTGGCTGGTTGTCTGAAAATTAA